The window CTGAATTGATGCCTACGGTTTCTAGCCTTGCTTTTTCATGTTTGCAGCTTATTTGGTGTGTTTCTAGCACCCTAAGATTTGTGTAAAACACCCTTAATCCATACCctaaccatggcagccccttaacacaAATTAGACATGATTTTTGAACCAAAACAAAAGAGTTTAACACACATATGCATAGTTACGAAAATATCACGATGTTCAATTCTTTTCATTCAAAACATGTTCACATAAttattatggtgtgatagatgattGAAGGAAAGAATTAACGCACGAATTGTTGACGAATGGAAGAACGACGGCACAAAGACGATGGCTTGATTATTCCTTGAATAACCTTCAAACTTTTCTCTTAATTTGATGATGTGGGTGCCGTGTATTTTTGAGGGAGAGTTTGGGGAGAATTGGGGAAGGTGGCCGTGTGGTTTGAAAGGTTTGGGGTGGGGTTTTAGAATATTATATAGTTAATTAAAAACACTAATCAACCTTAGGCCCATTAGGAGGTTAATTAGGACCattattgcttaattaaaatatttaaaataaatttgcttgaataagtttgtgaatttattactCGGGTTGCCAACACGttagtatttttgttgaaaaatgaACACCcttaaaatttacgtcccgacgtataaaattacctcaaaactccttattttcaaaaataataaaaaaacatcaatcatattttaaataatttaaaactattattcaataaaatcattttctatttttcagccctcggtctccattcctcgatcgcaactcgaataacctttaaaaatacattttaatgtaaccatgtagaaaaatatatttgaaacatgtaaatatgcacataataattaattaatatgcttaaaacaattaattgaaatacacaaggaatttaataacttgtgtGCATTTGGTTCGCGtagacttttaaattttagggATGTTACAACGTgagttttacaaaattaggggaaggaaaattgcttaattcataattaaaaatgTTAATTAAAAGTTACTCCACACAAACTTTCACAAAATTccctaattaaaaaaaaaatacagcaTTGATAAACTTTAAGAGTTTAgaatcttaaaatcacctaataaataaATGAGACTTTAAAAATGTTtagaaaataaatatatcatttaaaataccccaatcttaacttaaaaataaaataccacattttaaaatcacCAAAATTGTCGTCGATCTatcttcctcgatcccgcatcgataatcgtctgaaacgtgaaactgaagaaaacattttatcgtgcatcatataaacataaataatttaaaaataatgcagattcataaatcatgcactactaaAATCACTTtaaacttaattaaataatttaataattaaataaatgcattggTTTTACGTGTATTGATTTTGGGATCTACataggcatggcatgcacatgaAACTTTTTACTTTTCAAGCATCAAGAAAATTTCTCCCCCTTCTCTCCTCACATGCTATGGCCGAAACTTCCAAGCATTTTTCTTACAATTTTTTCTCCTTCAATTGTTGATGAAAGCAGTCAATTCTCAATTTTTTTAGTGCAACATTTTCTGAGGAGCAGACTTTGTTGAAGATTTGTCTATCTTTCAAGATCTAAATTTTTACAATTTAGTTGGAGTCATCATCGATCCTTCTaattgataggtaaaaaattctaaacacactatgtatgacatattttTGTGTTTTCGTTTTTTGCTACACATCATTGTCGGTGATCGGTTTTTCccttgtgaattttttttttcaaaatttcgttGTGTATCCgggcaccgtaaccgatccccttttaCTTTccaaattcataaaatatcattttaacaCAGATTTATCGTAAATCATAAAATCCTATATTTCCCTCATAAACGttttaaatatcatttaacGTGCATTATGATTCTTTGGGACACTGTCAAACCTTTCGTACTACCCGGAacgtaaaatgaccattttgcccttggacTCTAAAATATCAGATTTTTGACGTAAACCCGAGCCTTTCGATTTATTTCCTTAATATATAAACCATgaagcgttttaatcccgaattaattcaaaacttaatattttcttcccaaaacaAAAACATAAGCTTTTCATACATAAACTACCCCCATGAGCAACGAACCAACCCTCGTGAACCACAGATCGAGCCATCTCCTTTAttcttaaaaatttcaaacCCTAGGCCCTAATTCACTTTTTTATCCCAAAACCTTCGAACCATCCTCGAGCCACCTAGGACCAGACCACGTCCAGCACCTCCTAGACCACCCTGAACCATACTGGACCAACGCACCTAGCCCCTAGCCCAGCCATCACCAAATTCAAGCCCTAACTTCCCTAGAACCATTCGACTCCCTGAAACTTCAAGCCACCACCGAACCACCCTAGACCTAACCCTGACCAGACCCTTCTAGACTCTACCCGAACCCCTCCTGACTAGCACCGAACTAACCCAAGTCCTAAGCCAAGCAGCGCGGTCTCTCTTCTTCTCCCTACCATGTGCGCGCGGCCTCTTTCAAACCAGCAATGCCCACGCCCAGCGGTCCACCCCTAGGACCACTCTGAACCCCTCTGAACCCAGCATAGCCGTCGAGCCCTCTCCTTTCTTGCCTAAAAGTCCCATGTGAAAACCGAGCCCTAAACCCTTGCTAAGGTCGCGGCTGCTCCCTCCTTCCCGCTTCCACGAGTccagccatgctaggactcttcctagcaTCGAGTGATGGCTAGCACAAGTCCCTAACCAAGCCCTGGCATAGCTGTCCCCTTAACCGTATCCTTAGAGCCAACTACACTTCTCTGAAAAACATAAGAAACCCTATGATTGTCTTCCCTTATCCTTGCATGTTTCGGGCCTATGTTCCTCCATCAAACGACTCTTTTTACGACCCTTAAACGCCACTTATTGGCAGGATGTATTTAGGAATCATAAAGCGTTTCAAATAAGAGTAAAAGTGTGAcaactttgaaaataatcgtCAAAACGTTAAGCAAtctgaactcaaatatttttcatgcaaaaatacataaaatattcatattatgatttgaatggtgGATCAAAAGAGTTTAGAAGCGTGTTGAGtcgttagactcactaggtttgaatgttgcAAGTGAGGATGGGATTGAGGGAGGCGTTGACatttgagtggatcgagtctgGCAGTACACTCCTGGGGGaaattattttccgcattagcttgatagtcaaagttttaaagattttgataATGATTTAATTAGAGATTTTTATGTGTGTTGATCATGTTAATGGTTGACGTAGGATTCTCGTTAATTTACGAGTTAGgaattttatacaatttaaacttttaaatgttaaattaatttttggattatgtaaATATTGAGTATTTTGAATATGAATGTCGAATTTTATGTTCAAAAAATAACTTTAGTAGGATTTTAAAGTTGGAAAGTAGTGGacatttcagttggtatcagagccgaacTTTCTTAATACGGAGTGGTTTGGTGATGAACCAAGTGTAAGatagtgggcatgtgaggctCGGGGCCGAAGAGAGTGGTCAGttatcgccggtgccatgaggttgcatggacaatgagcggctcctggcaggatTCTAGGCAgagagaacatgaatgaaccgatcttacactGGAAGGAGAATGATTCCAAAAATGTTCAGGTATGGGAATGTGCAGTTGAGGAAggcttaaaaatatttgatatgtaatactcatatcaagaaggtgcatcttctttccggtagctcatcacataagaattccaaagttaagcgtgcttgacttgagaTAATTTTGAGATTGGTGACCCCTTGGGAAGTTTCTAGGGtgtgtgtgagtgaggacatagcacgctggaaagacatgtcttggtacagtgaggactgtcgtcgaatctggggcgttacagaaGGAGCATAAACGAACAACAGACGGAGTGAAACGGTTCGAAGCATCTTAgtgattttcaaaatcaacaattgCGCACAACATGCAGTAGACGATCGAATTTTAAAACATACataatttaaaacatttaaacccACTTACCCTTGGTTCGAAAACGTGGCTCGAACATGCTTGCTAATCAGACAAAGCCTTAGTCAAAACTTGGGCAGCACTTTGTTGAATTTTTGTAGAGTTTTGAGTAGTTTTTGCAGCACTTCGACATGTTTTTTTGTGGCTTGAAACGTCCACACGCAGCAtttttttcttccttgctttggcCGAAATATTGGAGAGAATTGAGGGGAGATTTGAGTGTGTTGTTTGCTATAACACAtggggtatttataggtgaaaaaATGACTCTTCTCCTACCCCCATTCAGACGTCCATGTGACCTTCCAAATGCCCAAGGATGATGGTCCAAGTGGTCTCCACATGTTCAAAGTTTTATCCAAAACCAAAGGTCATCCACTCAATGGTCACTTCTTGCACATTGATTATGTCCAACTTTTACCTCCATTCATGATTAAATTTTTGTCTCTTTTAGGACAAAAATTAATGATCACCCTTCAACTGAGGGTTTAAGCTCATGAGTTAGGGGTTTTCTTCCAAAAATGAATGAGCTTCCTTGTGCTGAGGGTTTTAGCTTGTGAGCTGAGGATTTCTTCAATGAGCTTCTTTGAGCTAAGGGTTCTTCAATGAGCTTCCTTCAGCTGAAGGTTTCCTCTTCCGAGCGATGTCCCTTCAATTCTCATGGTTTCTCATTGCTTCGGTTTCCTCTTAAGCTACTTTTCGAGCTTTTCGAGATTGATTTGATCTGAAAATGCAGATCCTTACATCCCACCTTCCTTATTGGAAGTTTCATCCTCGAAACTTGAGATTGCTTAATCTTTGAAAAGGTAGAGGTAAAGTGTGCACATCTTTTCTTTTATCTCCCAAGTTTATTTCTGCTCAGTGTGGTTTGACCACTGTACTTTTATGTACGGAATGGTCCGGTGTCTTTGCAATTGTTCTTTGGTGTGCACTATATGGGTAGGGACTTCTTCATACTTCAGTCCTTCATCCAGGTTGTCATCGAGTAGCAGTGGTACAACCTCGAGAATATGACTCGAGTCGAGAATGTGTTCTTAGTTGTGAAACGTGGAAGATGTTATAGGTTCTTGACATGTCATGCAGCAAGGCTAGTACATAAGCTAGGGTTCCGactctttcaagaatttcgaaGGGTCCGATGTATCTTGGGTTTAATTTACTCGATTTGCTGATGTGGACCATTCCGTTCATAGGTGAAACCTTGACATAGCTCTTCTCTCCGATTTCAAACTTTAACGGTCTTTTTTTTCAAGTCAGTCTAGCTCTTTTGTCGCACATGTTCTACTTTGAATTTCTCCCTGATGATAGCTATCTTCTCAACCATGATTTGTATCAGTTCAGGACCGGTGTTGGCTTTTTTCCTGATTTCGTCCCAATATAGTGGCGATCTACATCTTTTTCCTAAAGCGCTTCATAAGGGGCCATCTCTTTGCTACTGTGGTAGCTGTTGTTCTAAGAAAACTCTATTAGGGGTAGATGCTTACTCCAATTTCCTTTGAAATCTAGAGCACATGCCCTTAACGTATCTTCCAAGGTTTGGATCTTCCTTTCAGTTTGGTCGTCTGTTTGTGGGTGGTAGGTCGTTCTTAGGGTGATTTTGGTTCCCATGGTTTATTGGAAACTTTTCCAGAATCGGGACACAAATCTTGGGTCCTTGTCAGATATTATACTTGCCGGAAAACCATTCAATCTCACTATATTGTGCATATACAAGGTGGATAGTTTATCCAGGTTGTAGATCATTCGCACTGGTGGACAGTGtactgatttggtcagtcgatcGACGATAACCCTGATCCCATCATGGTTTTGTCTTGACTTTGGTAATCCTACCACAAAGACCATGgaaatgtgctcccacttccatgtTGGGATATCTAGTGGTTGTAGGAGTCCTCCAGGTCGTTGATTTTCGGCTTTGACATGTTTACAAATTTGGAATTTAGCGACAAAGTCAGCTAAGTCCTTCTACATTCCATTCCAccaataattatttttcaagTTCAATACATTTTGGTGCTTCCACGGTGAACTGAGAATTTTGACTTGTTTGCCTCAGACATTACTTCTTGCCGAATATCATCGAGGTCTGGTACATACAAACGTCCTTTCATCCATAGGAAGCCTTTCTCAACCGCTTGAAATTCTTGAGCTTTTCCTTTTTGAAGTTGCTCCATAGGACGTTTGTATGTACCAGACCTCGATGATATTCGGCAAGAAGTAATGATATTCACCTTCAGCTGGATGGTTTCTATAAGGCATGGTTGAGCTGAAAGTGCCGATATATTTACACTTCCTATGTCTCTTCTACTTAAGGCATCTGTTACCTTGTTTGCTTTACCCAGATGGTAGTTGATTGTtaagtcataatccttcaagaGCTCAACCCACTCTCTCTGCATCATGTTTAATTCTTTTTGAGTGAATAAGTATTCGAGGCTTTGGTGATCGGTGAATATCTCGTATAGTGTCTCCATATttttagtgcaaatacgatgATTGCTAAATCAAGATCATGAGTTGGGTAATTTGTCTCATAAATTTTTAATTGCCTTGATGCGTAGGCAATTACCTGACCTTCCTGCATAAGCACACATTCTAATCCTCTATTTGATGCATCACTATATATTGTGAAGTTATTGCAATATTCGGGAAGTACTAGTCTAAGGTCTAGGAAATTCTAGCTACGTAACCTGAATtcatgcaatctagggttttactAAAATATGTTATAGGATTGGTTGGTAGGTTaatgagtgtttagaaggggggttaaGTAAACACTTGACAATTTTACCACTTTTTCAAATAATGAGTcattttagtgataaactgaactCGGGATTCTTGTTAtgtcaatgtcaatcagttaactaatgaaattgcggaaataaactgactgacagATAGAATAAAACTGAAACTAAGAGACACaaaatttatggatgttcggagatttcaatcacttctacgtcaccccttctatcttgAAGAAAGGAAATTCACTCCTACGAATCAACATTATCATTATCTGCAACCAAttaaacctagtgagtctaattaCTCAGCATGCACAAACCTAATATAGCAAATACGTAGATATACACccacatgcataaaaattacatttactaaaaatatatttattcattcaATCATGAAACCTTCAAAATATGCACTTTTTAAACTATGCACAGATATGAACACTTTCCatttaaaattatcatttttaggTGAAGATCGATCCACGAAAGTGACAACATTCattcgattgatcaatctataaacCATTGTACTAGGCCGTCGGGTGTTAGattaggtgcccgtcgagccaagtgttggccgaagGTTAACATTGAAActcaatgtataaacaatcttcattttaataatatttgaaattattgttttggcacatatttatctgtatacacatagTAGTTGCATATATAAAGTTCTtatatatacaaatagtagaaagaatatgagatactcatatgatgagtatcatgaaactcatatttgaaatactgtatattctaaacagttcctgcTCGATTCAGTCACTGCAAAGAAGGATAAAGGTcactcgagtttgagactagtaactgtgatgtgagtaccatgtttcattggtagatGACATTGtcatgtccgagcatgcagataggtgctccttgtagagtgcactaaaCAACtcccataaaggactttccaagtggttcttacttatcgagtggaaacatcATAGTTTaaggttgtacaccattagtccttatgacttgGGACAATATTGAGACTCCATATGCTATTATTAAACTTTGACTTGGTTACCGActcatatggggtcatcagttggcaaggttgggtgttttgtcgaaacatataagagtcgatgcattgtaatAGGAGATTCACTGCTTAcattcgggtatggatatcctatatgttttcatgtatatgtagtttgaaatctctgatcagagtattgGTGGTAATCAAAAAAGGGGTTTCTTATATTACACCATCAATGCAACTACGACACGATACATtgtatcgattctttgacaaTAGTTATCggatcggtcgggatatatgagatcaAGGGAcagtactgtacgctaaccataatggaATAGTTTTTGCAgccactatcatttgatacctagggaatcatgtaagtgatactgctaggcgtttaacatgattggttgggtactatcagacttgagttctgacgttcttattatcaaggagttgataagtaagaatggagcaactgGAGCATGCtcgtataaataaatgtttagtcccgaatcacatagagatgtgaacccaatGCTAGTTGTATTAATGAACCATTAAGgatcacacaagtgctaactttctagatctcattgagaagaaaaatagttcGATGTGTTCAactgcttataaaggagtttataagcgcaaagaaaaatagaagtatgacttctataagaggattatggggaatgtaacttttaatttatggaagtgttcctaaattaaaagttggctcaaataaataatgtatttggaaattgtgattttcataaacattgttatagactaaattaaattaattcaagtgttgaattaatttaacactagtggaccttgtagagtccaaataactaaattaatttcaagtgttgaattaattaaataatattgagtcttgtagagcccaattgaaaataattattcaactagtgggaGGAGAAGAGTTgtgagacaactttttcaataaaCAAGGGCATGTCTTGCACATGCACTTTAACTCTTTCAAGCACCAAGAAAAGTCATCATTCTCCCTCCAAGCAACACCTTGGCAAATTTTACTCTCCCATTTTGTTaaatttttgcttcttcaatttgttgacaAGCATACACTTCTCAATGAAAAATACTCTACTTTTTATAGTGCAACATTAGAGTGGATCTTCCttttggtggtgggcttgatattgagcaaggagtgctcaaagtaAGCTTGTAattttctaccattgaagagaaAAGTTGTTTAACAaaatagttggagccatcatcaatctttgtaattgataggtaaatttctaaaaaCACTCTATGTATGTTTTGTGTTTTTATTACACACTAGGTGAGGGATGCTTGGGTTTTTCtattgaaaatgattttttaaacttccttCGCACATTCCGGGCACCCGTTaccgatcctctttcaagtgATATCAAGAGCTTAGGTCattttttgtgtagcaaatataTGATACTATATTGAAAACCTATTTCTAACTGCATGAGAAATCGACATGACGAATCGAGGGCGGGTGGGGGTTGTTTCGGCGCCATCATGGGCTGCTCGAAACGCCTCtacaaatttaataaaaattttgttggccataatccggcgacggagctctggcaacgacgatgacgactagggtttccaaaattcttttggaatatcaaaatgtcatgggccttgagttgttagGCTATTAGGTGGTtgacatattttgtgaaatttaaattttccaaaatatttttggtaaaAAATGTCTTTCTGGGGCCTTAATTTTAAATCTAcaaaatttgtatatattttctcataaaataaataattgaagttggactttaattatttatagtatatgatgatttacaagaaattcgattataaaaaaattaattagaaataaacaaaggagtttgtttactt is drawn from Primulina eburnea isolate SZY01 chromosome 10, ASM2296580v1, whole genome shotgun sequence and contains these coding sequences:
- the LOC140842958 gene encoding uncharacterized protein, whose protein sequence is METLYEIFTDHQSLEYLFTQKELNMMQREWVELLKDYDLTINYHLGKANKVTDALSRRDIGSVNISALSAQPCLIETIQLKVNIITSCRISSRSGTYKRPMEQLQKGKAQEFQAVEKGFLWMKGRLYVPDLDDIRQEVMSEANKSKFSVHRGSTKMY